The Actinomyces sp. oral taxon 414 genome has a segment encoding these proteins:
- a CDS encoding DUF58 domain-containing protein, with product MTADPIGTTGTADSPGSPGTAGSSGTADRPAPATGTARSISLRRPLLRAVELLASAARRRAPDLVRRARDRLSVVTRTGWLCLVLLALSAWAAARLGWQEARAGAGVLALVVVTAGLWLIPRRAHAVTHELLEPRVTVGDDAVIHVRVANPTARTLLPVRMEMPVGPVEAVFAVPTLAPGAVDERGFVLPTSRRSIVTVGPVVSVASDPVGLVRLTRERTQVQEVHIHPRTIRLGSVLSGLMRDVEGAVTQELSSSDVAFHALRDYVPGDDRRNVHWRSTARTGRLMVRQFEETHRSSLLVLLDTRAGDYENEEDFETAVSVACSLTLDAIAHAREVALVTEEESLPTASASRLLDASCAIEPTGALGLDELARRATTHHPEASVLLVVTGQLCPDEVLGRVRTITPSDTVAAALRAGSNPSGRRAVGSLVRFDLDRLETLPLVMRRFA from the coding sequence ATGACCGCCGACCCGATCGGCACGACGGGCACGGCCGACTCGCCAGGGTCGCCCGGCACGGCCGGTTCGTCCGGCACGGCCGATCGGCCCGCCCCGGCCACCGGCACCGCCCGGAGCATCTCGCTGCGCCGCCCCCTCCTGCGCGCCGTCGAGCTGCTCGCCTCCGCGGCGCGCCGGCGGGCGCCGGACCTGGTGCGCCGGGCGCGCGACCGGCTGTCGGTGGTGACCCGCACCGGATGGCTCTGCCTGGTCCTGCTCGCCCTGTCCGCGTGGGCGGCCGCCCGCCTGGGCTGGCAGGAGGCCCGCGCGGGGGCCGGGGTCCTCGCCCTCGTCGTCGTCACGGCCGGCCTGTGGCTCATCCCGCGGCGCGCCCACGCGGTGACCCACGAGCTGCTCGAGCCGCGCGTGACCGTGGGCGACGACGCCGTCATCCACGTGCGGGTCGCCAACCCGACCGCCCGCACCCTCCTGCCCGTGCGCATGGAGATGCCGGTGGGCCCCGTCGAGGCCGTCTTCGCCGTGCCGACCCTGGCGCCGGGCGCCGTCGACGAGCGCGGCTTCGTGCTGCCGACCTCCCGGCGCAGCATTGTCACCGTCGGCCCCGTCGTCTCGGTCGCCTCCGACCCGGTGGGGCTGGTGCGCCTGACCCGCGAGCGCACCCAGGTCCAGGAGGTGCACATCCACCCGCGCACCATCCGCCTGGGCTCGGTCCTCAGCGGTCTCATGCGCGACGTCGAGGGCGCCGTCACCCAGGAGCTGTCCAGTTCCGACGTCGCCTTCCACGCCCTGCGCGACTACGTCCCCGGCGACGACCGCCGCAATGTCCACTGGCGCTCCACGGCCCGCACCGGGCGCCTCATGGTGCGTCAGTTCGAGGAGACGCACCGCTCCAGCCTTCTGGTGCTCCTGGACACCCGGGCCGGGGACTACGAGAACGAGGAGGACTTCGAGACGGCCGTGTCCGTGGCCTGTTCGCTGACGCTGGACGCCATCGCCCACGCCCGCGAGGTCGCGCTGGTCACCGAGGAGGAGTCCCTGCCCACGGCCTCGGCGTCCCGGCTGCTGGACGCCTCGTGCGCCATTGAGCCGACCGGCGCCCTGGGCCTGGACGAGCTGGCCCGCCGGGCCACCACCCACCACCCGGAGGCCTCGGTGCTGCTGGTGGTCACCGGGCAGCTGTGCCCGGACGAGGTCCTGGGGCGCGTGCGCACGATCACCCCCTCCGACACCGTCGCGGCGGCCCTGCGCGCCGGGTCGAACCCCTCGGGCCGGCGGGCCGTGGGGTCCCTGGTGCGCTTCGACCTGGACCGGTTGGAGACCCTGCCGCTGGTCATGAGGAGGTTCGCGTGA
- a CDS encoding AAA family ATPase — protein MALTEEHATWFAKTFTMIVENVAKALLGKEEVIRLALTAMLAEGHLLLEDAPGTGKTALARALAASVQGTHSRIQFTPDLLPSDITGVTVFDQRTGSWEFHPGPVFASVVLADEINRASPKTQSALLEVMEESKVTVDGVRHEAGRPFMVIATQNPVEQAGTYRLPEAQLDRFLMKTSVGYPDRGALTRILGGSAKPDRSAGLSAVITSDAVSSMAGLAAGNHVETSVLDYIGALVEATRESPDTRLGVSTRGAIAMTRAVRVWAAAQGRTYVLPDDVKELAEAVWAHRLVMDPDAEFTGATARGVITRALADVQAPVARARDERAASS, from the coding sequence ATGGCTCTGACCGAGGAGCACGCGACCTGGTTCGCCAAGACCTTCACCATGATCGTCGAGAACGTCGCCAAGGCGCTGCTGGGCAAGGAGGAGGTCATCCGCCTGGCGCTGACGGCCATGCTGGCCGAAGGGCACCTGCTGCTGGAGGACGCGCCGGGCACGGGCAAGACGGCGCTGGCCCGGGCGCTGGCGGCCAGCGTTCAGGGCACGCACTCGCGCATCCAGTTCACCCCGGACCTGCTGCCCTCCGACATCACCGGGGTGACCGTCTTCGATCAGAGGACCGGCTCGTGGGAGTTCCACCCCGGACCGGTCTTCGCCTCCGTGGTCCTGGCCGACGAGATCAACCGGGCCAGTCCCAAGACGCAGTCGGCCCTGCTGGAGGTCATGGAGGAGTCCAAGGTGACGGTCGACGGCGTGCGCCACGAGGCGGGGCGGCCCTTCATGGTCATCGCCACCCAGAACCCGGTGGAGCAGGCCGGCACCTACCGCCTGCCCGAGGCCCAGCTCGACCGCTTCCTCATGAAGACATCCGTGGGCTACCCGGACCGCGGCGCGCTGACCCGGATACTGGGCGGCTCGGCCAAGCCGGACCGCTCGGCCGGCCTGTCCGCCGTCATCACCTCCGACGCCGTGTCCTCCATGGCGGGGCTGGCCGCCGGCAACCACGTGGAGACCTCGGTGCTGGACTACATTGGCGCCCTGGTCGAGGCCACCCGCGAATCCCCCGACACGCGCCTGGGGGTGTCCACCCGCGGCGCCATTGCCATGACCCGGGCGGTGCGGGTGTGGGCCGCCGCGCAGGGGCGCACCTACGTCCTGCCCGACGACGTCAAGGAGCTCGCCGAGGCGGTCTGGGCCCATCGCCTGGTCATGGACCCCGACGCCGAATTCACCGGCGCCACCGCCCGCGGCGTCATCACCCGCGCCCTGGCCGACGTGCAGGCGCCCGTGGCCCGGGCCCGGGACGAGCGGGCCGCGTCCTCATGA
- a CDS encoding transglutaminase-like domain-containing protein, with protein sequence MSAAAASARPSRPASGVSGAARARRATGLDVVLVLGLELVACALFVPAFGPAVGAGAAAGGVCAGALVGAAGRWRRLSALPVLALAAVVHLGVAPWALPDVGRGAGAVRAVLRATVTVWRDALTLPLPLSAFPTMSVLPWLTGLAAATVAVRALLDGRVHAAGLAVVCQALVALAWGAPAALAPRAIGAGLTCGVLLLWALAFQRGRRSRVAEVLAGSDAGLRRGARLGAVRAVAVLAAAGTAAGALTPAPAQDRVVLRSLLAPPVDLTQYATPLSLVRALETEFASTTLMTVSGVGEDGRVRMAALDAYDGLSARIDQGDSSRFQRVGADTPLTGAGTHSPRAREVVVRLRDYSFAWVPTVSDALSIAVSGPRADVVSDSLHYDMSSSTGIATAGLTGGDVLTEQVVVPAVPSDADLALLGTGSPRLGAVVNVPASVEAMARSIVDTASEPVAQIRLLQQALRAGYYSDGTTGSSPPGHGTARIAQMVEAGELVGDDEQYSVLMMLLCRSLGIPARVVMGFKPATDGDASTVTGQDISAWVEVDFRQVGWVAVDVTPDRDHVPQQQNTQKVSNPEPRVLQPPLPLQHPAELPPAYDDGHGNSPDDRDAGPDLRLVLAVGGGLLVLVAPVVTILTLKALRRRRRRRGSGPDRAVGAWDEVVDRARDLGSTPPAGATRREEAEVLAPGFPTADLRRFARAVDAQIFGSGEPSPSAVDGLWESADAMMRAMSTGRSAPRRLIARLSTHSLRRLPRQRTARRFRRRLVRGGLTRRRNP encoded by the coding sequence GTGAGCGCCGCGGCGGCCTCCGCGCGCCCCTCGCGCCCCGCGTCGGGCGTGTCCGGCGCCGCCCGCGCCCGGCGGGCGACGGGGCTCGATGTGGTCCTCGTCCTGGGTCTGGAGCTGGTCGCCTGCGCGCTGTTCGTCCCCGCCTTCGGGCCGGCGGTCGGGGCGGGGGCGGCGGCCGGGGGCGTGTGCGCGGGCGCCCTCGTCGGCGCCGCGGGGCGGTGGCGGCGTTTGAGCGCCCTGCCCGTGCTGGCGCTGGCCGCCGTCGTCCACCTGGGGGTCGCCCCCTGGGCCCTGCCCGATGTCGGGCGGGGCGCGGGGGCGGTGCGGGCCGTGCTGAGGGCGACGGTGACGGTGTGGCGCGACGCCCTGACCCTGCCCCTGCCGTTGAGCGCGTTCCCCACCATGAGCGTCCTGCCGTGGCTGACGGGGCTGGCGGCCGCGACGGTGGCCGTGCGCGCCCTGCTGGACGGGCGGGTGCACGCGGCCGGGCTGGCCGTCGTCTGTCAGGCGCTCGTGGCCCTGGCCTGGGGGGCGCCGGCGGCCCTGGCGCCGCGGGCGATCGGGGCGGGCCTGACCTGCGGGGTGCTGCTGCTGTGGGCGCTGGCCTTCCAGCGCGGGCGCCGCTCGCGCGTGGCGGAGGTCCTGGCCGGCTCGGACGCGGGCCTGAGGCGCGGCGCCCGCCTGGGGGCCGTGCGCGCCGTCGCCGTGCTGGCCGCGGCGGGGACGGCGGCGGGCGCGCTCACTCCGGCCCCCGCCCAGGACCGCGTCGTGCTGCGCTCCCTCCTGGCGCCGCCGGTCGATCTGACCCAGTACGCCACCCCCCTGTCCCTGGTGCGCGCCTTGGAGACCGAGTTCGCCTCGACCACCCTCATGACGGTGTCCGGAGTCGGGGAGGACGGCCGCGTGCGCATGGCGGCCCTCGACGCCTACGACGGGCTGAGCGCGCGCATCGACCAGGGCGACAGTTCGCGCTTCCAGCGGGTGGGGGCGGACACGCCGCTGACCGGGGCCGGGACGCATTCGCCGCGGGCGCGCGAGGTGGTCGTGCGCCTGCGGGACTACAGCTTCGCCTGGGTCCCCACGGTCTCCGACGCGCTGTCGATCGCCGTGTCGGGGCCGCGCGCCGACGTGGTCTCCGACAGTCTCCACTACGACATGTCCTCCTCCACGGGCATCGCCACGGCGGGACTGACCGGGGGGGACGTGCTGACCGAGCAGGTCGTGGTGCCCGCCGTGCCCTCCGACGCCGACCTGGCGCTGCTGGGCACCGGCAGTCCGCGGCTGGGCGCCGTCGTCAATGTGCCGGCGTCGGTGGAGGCAATGGCCCGTTCGATCGTGGACACCGCCTCCGAGCCGGTCGCCCAGATCCGGCTCCTCCAGCAGGCGCTGCGGGCCGGCTACTACTCGGACGGCACGACCGGCTCCTCGCCGCCCGGCCACGGGACGGCACGGATCGCGCAGATGGTGGAGGCCGGCGAGCTCGTGGGCGACGACGAGCAGTACTCCGTGCTCATGATGCTGCTGTGCCGCTCGCTGGGCATTCCGGCCCGGGTCGTCATGGGCTTCAAACCGGCCACGGACGGCGACGCGTCCACCGTCACCGGTCAGGACATCAGCGCCTGGGTGGAGGTCGATTTCCGGCAGGTCGGCTGGGTGGCGGTGGATGTGACCCCCGACCGCGATCATGTGCCCCAGCAGCAGAACACCCAGAAGGTCTCCAATCCCGAGCCGCGCGTGCTCCAGCCGCCGCTGCCCCTCCAGCATCCGGCGGAGCTGCCGCCCGCCTACGACGACGGGCACGGCAACTCCCCGGATGACAGGGACGCCGGCCCCGATCTGCGCCTCGTCCTGGCCGTGGGCGGGGGTCTGCTGGTGCTCGTCGCGCCGGTGGTGACGATTCTGACGCTCAAGGCGTTGCGGCGACGACGGCGCCGCCGCGGCTCCGGGCCCGATCGCGCGGTGGGGGCCTGGGACGAGGTGGTCGATCGCGCCCGGGACCTGGGGTCGACGCCGCCGGCCGGGGCGACCCGCCGGGAGGAGGCCGAGGTCCTCGCCCCCGGCTTTCCCACCGCCGATCTGCGCCGCTTCGCCCGGGCGGTCGACGCCCAGATCTTCGGGTCCGGCGAGCCGAGCCCGAGTGCCGTTGACGGGCTCTGGGAGTCGGCCGATGCAATGATGAGGGCCATGAGCACCGGTCGGTCCGCCCCGCGGCGCCTCATTGCACGTTTGTCGACGCACTCTTTGCGTCGGCTTCCCAGACAACGCACCGCCCGCCGCTTCCGGCGGCGACTCGTTCGCGGCGGTCTGACAAGGAGAAGGAACCCGTGA
- a CDS encoding RDD family protein translates to MTSRMSAPLPRARLTPAPVGDRVIAGAIDLVVCGLAAAALGLLIGLFMDSAVLTWVIAVLVVAVPREITLAVTGWSPGGRLRGVRLVDVETGGPPLGRLLLHLDLLLITVVPTFGLGMVVLLHSAAKDPHGQGYHDRVAGLRVVTVHGDGAEASDPSAQPGWTGRDTEAGSPMFFRPGESPEAGGRGTTFDTSAMGSSSDDASQALIDSVPWAAVPTHLDPPTSDDLAVLPPEAAPGSAARPAGPGPDGPGGPGGPGGLGGPGGPGGSSGPGGPGGSSGPGRTGSSAPSGPVGPTGPAEAAPGSYGAYGAPIAPRTYGPSSAPGGTATGAPAGPPGAASAPRAASAPGTASAPGTASAPRAASAPGTGAPSGRTSSGLDTLAIPQSAPTASAAPTGWAAEASTDDTMILDGPDTRTRRRTARHRRRTDEQTIVLVPDKGGESIPLPEPTVVGRDPRNISAYPQAQRASIFDPSRSVSKTHALLVPVPGGVWVTDLHSTNGTRIESNGAVTALVPEKEEAAMPGSKVVFGNAVYRVAVSEP, encoded by the coding sequence GTGACCTCACGCATGTCTGCACCACTACCCCGGGCCCGACTGACCCCGGCCCCCGTGGGCGACCGCGTCATCGCCGGCGCGATCGACCTGGTGGTCTGTGGACTGGCGGCGGCGGCTCTCGGTCTCCTCATCGGCCTGTTCATGGACTCGGCGGTGCTCACGTGGGTGATCGCCGTCCTCGTCGTGGCCGTGCCCCGCGAGATCACCTTGGCCGTCACGGGCTGGAGCCCGGGCGGGCGGCTGCGCGGGGTGCGGCTGGTGGACGTCGAGACCGGCGGGCCGCCCCTGGGGCGCCTCCTGCTCCATCTCGATCTGCTGCTCATTACCGTCGTGCCGACGTTCGGCCTGGGCATGGTGGTGCTCCTGCACTCGGCGGCGAAGGATCCTCACGGGCAGGGCTATCACGACCGCGTGGCGGGCCTGCGGGTCGTGACCGTGCACGGGGACGGGGCGGAGGCGTCCGACCCGTCCGCGCAGCCGGGGTGGACGGGGCGGGACACGGAGGCGGGCTCGCCCATGTTCTTCCGCCCGGGCGAATCCCCGGAGGCGGGCGGGCGGGGGACGACCTTCGACACCTCCGCCATGGGCTCGTCCTCCGACGACGCCTCCCAGGCCCTCATCGACTCCGTGCCCTGGGCGGCGGTGCCCACGCACCTGGATCCGCCGACGTCGGACGACCTGGCGGTCCTGCCCCCCGAGGCGGCGCCCGGGTCGGCGGCCCGTCCGGCAGGGCCCGGCCCCGACGGTCCGGGCGGACCCGGCGGACCGGGCGGCCTCGGCGGACCCGGCGGACCCGGCGGTTCCAGCGGACCCGGCGGACCCGGCGGTTCCAGCGGACCGGGTCGGACGGGCTCTTCGGCACCCTCGGGGCCGGTGGGGCCGACGGGACCCGCGGAGGCGGCGCCCGGGTCATACGGGGCCTACGGGGCCCCCATTGCGCCCAGGACGTACGGGCCCTCCAGCGCCCCCGGGGGGACTGCCACCGGTGCGCCCGCTGGGCCTCCCGGAGCCGCCAGCGCACCCAGAGCCGCCAGCGCACCCGGAACCGCCAGCGCACCCGGAACCGCCAGCGCACCCAGAGCCGCCAGCGCACCCGGAACCGGGGCCCCCAGCGGCAGGACCTCCTCCGGTCTCGACACCCTCGCCATCCCCCAGTCCGCCCCCACAGCCTCCGCTGCCCCGACCGGCTGGGCCGCCGAGGCATCCACGGACGACACGATGATCCTGGATGGGCCTGACACCCGCACCCGCCGTCGGACGGCGCGCCACCGGCGCCGCACCGATGAGCAGACCATTGTCCTCGTGCCGGATAAGGGTGGGGAGTCGATCCCGCTGCCCGAGCCCACGGTGGTGGGCCGCGACCCGAGGAATATCTCCGCCTACCCCCAGGCCCAGCGCGCGAGCATTTTCGATCCCAGCCGGTCGGTGTCCAAGACGCACGCCCTGCTGGTGCCGGTGCCCGGTGGAGTGTGGGTGACCGACCTGCACTCGACCAACGGCACCCGGATCGAGTCGAATGGCGCCGTGACCGCCCTCGTTCCCGAGAAGGAGGAGGCGGCGATGCCGGGATCGAAGGTGGTCTTCGGCAACGCCGTCTACCGGGTCGCTGTCTCCGAGCCCTGA